In Oncorhynchus gorbuscha isolate QuinsamMale2020 ecotype Even-year linkage group LG02, OgorEven_v1.0, whole genome shotgun sequence, a single genomic region encodes these proteins:
- the ctdspl3 gene encoding CTD small phosphatase-like protein 3 → MRLRSRSIADSSSAQFNGRRSSKKGAPSVTPEKDEYVQQPDNQSLYPDDDIPTTTKRPLVQGRGRKRVAAPAYEDGEDLGFKTPINVRHHRVLSELNPSSPLNSTMQNIYSPMVRFLTPTKENARTPSSGDVMSPEQCVFGYGSISLLAGDEDNDDVFSPFTFIKNIPSKSQQSKPCIQDIPPKTRSTPQATLVLDLDETLIYSSLNRIEDAEYTFRTCFQDNQYKVYMILRPHVKEFLEAMTKHFEMFIYTSAKKEYAGKILDILDPKRRLFRHCLYQQDCTCVLGHYVKDLGVLERDLAKTVVLDNAPHTYPYHLMNMLPIKSWSGDNEDKELQKLIPYLERVSGTDDCREVLKRRTDHFHRLLSED, encoded by the exons ATGAGACTTCGGTCTCGAAGTATTGCTGACTCTTCATCAGCACAGTTTAACGGTCGGCGGTCCTCGAAGAAAGGGGCTCCGAGCGTAACTCCGGAAAAG GATGAATATGTACAACAGCCAGACAACCAGTCACTCTACCCTGATGATGATATCCCCACTACTACAAAGCGCCCTCTTGTACAAGGGCGTGGGAGGAAAAGGGTGGCAGCTCCTGCCTATGAAGACGGAGAAG ATCTGGGCTTCAAGACCCCCATTAATGTGCGCCATCACCGGGTGCTGTCGGAGctaaacccctcctctcccctcaatTCCACTATGCAAAATATCTACTCCCCCATGGTCCGGTTCCTCACACCTACCAAGGAAA ATGCGAGAACCCCCAGCAGTGGTGATGTGATGAGCccagagcagtgtgtgtttggCTATGGTTCCATCAGCCTTCTCGCTGGAGATGAGGACAATGATGACGTTTTCAGCCC CTTTACCTTCATCAAGAACATTCCATCCAAATCCCAGCAATCCAAACCATGCATACAAGACATCCCACCTAAGACGAGAAGTACGCCCCAAGCCACTCTAGTTTTAGATCTG GATGAAACACTCATTTACAGCTCTCTGAACCGGATTGAGGATGCAGAGTACACCTTTCGCACATGCTTTCAGGACAATCAGTACAAA GTCTACATGATTCTACGACCACATGTGAAAGAATTTCTGGAAGCCATGACAAAACATTTTGAG ATGTTTATTTATACATCGGCAAAGAAAGAATATGCAGGGAAAATACTGGACATCTTGGACCCGAAAAGAAGGCTGTTTCG ACACTGTTTGTATCAACAGGACTGTACCTGTGTTCTTGGGCACTATGTCAAGGATTTGGGCGTACTTGAGAGGGACCTTGCTAAAACGGTGGTTTTGGACAATGCTCCACACACATACCCCTACCAT CTGATGAATATGCTTCCCATCAAGAGCTGGTCTGGGGATAATGAGGACAAAGAACTTCAGAAGCTCATCCCGTATCTTGAGAGAGTGTCCGGAACA GATGATTGCCGTGAGGTACTGAAGAGGAGGACAGACCACTTTCACAGACTGCTCTCTGAGGATTGA
- the LOC123998287 gene encoding transmembrane protein 79-like isoform X2, which yields MTGRQATNPEDGKEIDSVKESISDIINQLQDIDPARLSFSPFLDLDTQISLAPVSDSPESSVEELHSSSHSVMGSHHSLEALPADQLVQLDSCHQQPSEGFKAEQRPQEGKEGVQDGTISSPIALVQNLEDPVENCISTPNLASRRDIPNGTDTQRWSPESNNLESTIDEGQPLLGLPPESIELTMWSSQDQETCEAVPEVADKRLWCCCCRCCQSGRVPAVCSVLASLLITAGLLYALYFYVPIDSPDCPDMVSRLTFTLCCCAVAAVPILLAMLIGAMCQFCTGSLNPAEALHRRPAIQQLFVSASMEQLFLYVLNLLVLATFLPQDQLRVVPILTGVFVGGSPWRGFGSGLTVFPLLAMVVFNLYCLYDLSLRQLLFGSEDTPYYQTTPSSWPLEVSQSSSGKSDSVIPTDILETQ from the exons ATGACAGGGCGTCAAGCCACCAACCCAGAAGATGGCAAAGAGATTGACAGTGTGAAGGAGTCCATCAGTGACATCATCAATCAACTGCAGGATATTGACCCTGCCAGGCTGTCATTCTCTCCATTCCTCGACCTGGACACCCAGATCTCTTTAGCACCAGTGTCTGACAGTCCTGAATCTTCAGTGGAGGAGCTCCACTCCTCTTCTCACTCAGTCATGGGCTCTCACCACTCCCTGGAAGCCCTGCCAGCTGATCAACTTGTCC AGCTTGATTCCTGCCACCAGCAACCCAGCGAGGGCTTCAAAGCAGAGCAAAGACCgcaagaggggaaagagggagttCAGGATGGAACTATTTCAAGTCCGATTGCTCTTGTGCAGAATTTGGAAGACCCGGTGGAAAACTGCATCAGCACTCCAAATCTAGCCTCTCGCAGAGACATTCCCaatggcacagacacacagagatggagTCCAGAATCCAACAATCTGGAGTCCACTATTGATGAAGGCCAACCGTTGCTCGGCTTGCCACCGGAGAGCATAGAGTTGACTATGTGGAGTTCCCAAGATCAAGAGACTTGTGAGGCTGTCCCAGAGGTGGCAGACAAGAGACTGTGGTGCTGCTGCTGTAGATGTTGCCAAAGTGGCCGTGTTCCTGCTGTGTGCTCAGTCCTGGCCTCCCTTCTGATTACTGCAGGGCTTCTCTATGCACTTTATTTCTATGTTCCCATAGATTCCCCAGACTGCCCTGACATGGTCAGCCGCCTCACTTTCACACTTTGCTGCTGTGCCGTAGCTGCAGTCCCCATCTTGTTGG CTATGCTGATTGGTGCTATGTGCCAGTTCTGCACTGGGTCTTTAAATCCAGCTGAGGCTCTCCACAGAAGACCGGCCATTCAGCAGCTGTTTGTCTCTGCGTCTATGGAGCAGTTGTTTCTCTACGTTCTCAATCTGTTGGTTCTGGCTACATTCCTGCCTCAAGACCAGCTGCGGGTGGTGCCCATTTTGACTGGCGTTTTCGTTGGTGGGAG CCCCTGGAGAGGCTTTGGATCGGGGCTCACTGTTTTCCCACTCCTTGCCATGGTGGTTTTCAATCTGTACTGTCTGTACGACTTGAGCCTCAGACAGCTGCTCTTTGGGTCGGAGGACACACcctattatcagaccaccccttCATCTTGGCCTCTGGAGGTGTCACAGAGCTCCAGTGGCAAATCAGATAGTGTCATACCCACGGACATCTTGGAAACTCAGTAA
- the LOC123998287 gene encoding transmembrane protein 79-like isoform X1 gives MTGRQATNPEDGKEIDSVKESISDIINQLQDIDPARLSFSPFLDLDTQISLAPVSDSPESSVEELHSSSHSVMGSHHSLEALPADQLVQLDSCHQQPSEGFKAEQRPQEGKEGVQDGTISSPIALVQNLEDPVENCISTPNLASRRDIPNGTDTQRWSPESNNLESTIDEGQPLLGLPPESIELTMWSSQDQETCEAVPEVADKRLWCCCCRCCQSGRVPAVCSVLASLLITAGLLYALYFYVPIDSPDCPDMVSRLTFTLCCCAVAAVPILLAMLIGAMCQFCTGSLNPAEALHRRPAIQQLFVSASMEQLFLYVLNLLVLATFLPQDQLRVVPILTGVFVGGRLIYWLCFHICSPWRGFGSGLTVFPLLAMVVFNLYCLYDLSLRQLLFGSEDTPYYQTTPSSWPLEVSQSSSGKSDSVIPTDILETQ, from the exons ATGACAGGGCGTCAAGCCACCAACCCAGAAGATGGCAAAGAGATTGACAGTGTGAAGGAGTCCATCAGTGACATCATCAATCAACTGCAGGATATTGACCCTGCCAGGCTGTCATTCTCTCCATTCCTCGACCTGGACACCCAGATCTCTTTAGCACCAGTGTCTGACAGTCCTGAATCTTCAGTGGAGGAGCTCCACTCCTCTTCTCACTCAGTCATGGGCTCTCACCACTCCCTGGAAGCCCTGCCAGCTGATCAACTTGTCC AGCTTGATTCCTGCCACCAGCAACCCAGCGAGGGCTTCAAAGCAGAGCAAAGACCgcaagaggggaaagagggagttCAGGATGGAACTATTTCAAGTCCGATTGCTCTTGTGCAGAATTTGGAAGACCCGGTGGAAAACTGCATCAGCACTCCAAATCTAGCCTCTCGCAGAGACATTCCCaatggcacagacacacagagatggagTCCAGAATCCAACAATCTGGAGTCCACTATTGATGAAGGCCAACCGTTGCTCGGCTTGCCACCGGAGAGCATAGAGTTGACTATGTGGAGTTCCCAAGATCAAGAGACTTGTGAGGCTGTCCCAGAGGTGGCAGACAAGAGACTGTGGTGCTGCTGCTGTAGATGTTGCCAAAGTGGCCGTGTTCCTGCTGTGTGCTCAGTCCTGGCCTCCCTTCTGATTACTGCAGGGCTTCTCTATGCACTTTATTTCTATGTTCCCATAGATTCCCCAGACTGCCCTGACATGGTCAGCCGCCTCACTTTCACACTTTGCTGCTGTGCCGTAGCTGCAGTCCCCATCTTGTTGG CTATGCTGATTGGTGCTATGTGCCAGTTCTGCACTGGGTCTTTAAATCCAGCTGAGGCTCTCCACAGAAGACCGGCCATTCAGCAGCTGTTTGTCTCTGCGTCTATGGAGCAGTTGTTTCTCTACGTTCTCAATCTGTTGGTTCTGGCTACATTCCTGCCTCAAGACCAGCTGCGGGTGGTGCCCATTTTGACTGGCGTTTTCGTTGGTGGGAG ACTTATCTACTGGCTTTGCTTCCACATATGTAGCCCCTGGAGAGGCTTTGGATCGGGGCTCACTGTTTTCCCACTCCTTGCCATGGTGGTTTTCAATCTGTACTGTCTGTACGACTTGAGCCTCAGACAGCTGCTCTTTGGGTCGGAGGACACACcctattatcagaccaccccttCATCTTGGCCTCTGGAGGTGTCACAGAGCTCCAGTGGCAAATCAGATAGTGTCATACCCACGGACATCTTGGAAACTCAGTAA